The following proteins are co-located in the Paralichthys olivaceus isolate ysfri-2021 chromosome 10, ASM2471397v2, whole genome shotgun sequence genome:
- the LOC109646302 gene encoding trichohyalin isoform X3 yields MEQQERAELQWEVCRLQEKLAESQAEREELESRSRALNDRLCQSVSPSLALSMHMEGEQREWRRRVREGREREARQALLIHRLQNKVVEYRDRCQRLDLQLQNQHTQLINTEQRIRDEHSDSLESTLIRLEEEQQRSVGLAETNALLREQLGQSEHANQALRQDLQKLTADWSRAVEEAEQRESDWLREKKCVSGGVGHHQAQLLSVWRSVVSLRRVCHSVKTAADRDLWQLRAEFSRLSSSLLSSCDSVSSALRLNAPHIQLSPSSSSLPPPDLAPPSPLSSTLSSTLLLPHPDSSDSEPPLVSSSSLGTFVLAELEQRREELERPLQETEVSQLKERIVELSRSLQEEHVLREEREREVERHRETERSLQSVSRAVISLSRVLSSCSRSVCVSSDSVLSLDLSSLLSVLSQTESTLQRRHQELQGAELSLRRLSEENTTLQLRMKQLKDDNQQLQTHTKHSQLELTHTLDTLSREREMLSSLRLQVEEVQMSEEEVRRENNRLRSERERQEERNRRLETETHRRVETELLENVQLTERDSLQRMEIHTLKGALEREQLDKQRAEEETADARDALQKSRECVLRLSSVECALKQEVDEGRDAVDKMATLNSALESDKRELNKQLLQLGCDLTDSQSQLHALRSEVSSLHKEVKTLTSDCSQLRAHKELEADIVHQLRERGSEMERIMEEKKRELASLMEERENDGRQQEEMSSRFALVCAELKEAQEQLQRTREKERKREQEEQERESRRQQERESRRQQEDKELLELRSLSVSLHQQLAQQQKHLSQSEVDRCQLITHVQTVQDVKQTLQGEMACLREELEEMTARRERSEEEREVLKEKMERLTEEVEELRRTRMEEEEERKKERAAWQREREALNEDLGMRDGEVEALRRRKEGLTEEKEERQREVERLTGELMERTMQISQMMERIQRAERERENLEEEVKKTELSLREEEVRREDRRREDERQKEKEIEALCDRMERLEREKEEREGEGERWRMRVEEVEEEISTLRKREEEERGTVERLLGRVEEVKREREEERKKNERLKEEKEEAVGGLSKRLKENVGEMELLRVRLNVAKEEYEEVKEEVQRRERSLERQMNAVREREEEVEELKERLRLLEEQEEEGVREQEEVKEKLKLMQEREEQLEILLRETQDLLEEERREGGEKDDRISLLVRELQEAQAESDGVKRRVREDEEVNDRLEEEVKEWREKVKLSTTESTKISSLLKEREEEVQQLREEREEERKEKEEERREREERRRRMDIKLMELEEEKRGLEEEREQEREEKRRLEEKVKEVKEEQEEEREEKRRMENRLRVMQEEREVEEKELWRVKEEKRRLEDKLKERLKEMELQREVLRSKEEEKRKLEDEVKKTKEEQGEKRDQHLLVEERGRARVRELEEEKTGLMVELRKREREVTALMEEVKREQREKKDAQEEVQREQRRSEETLDKWRQTEEIEEELRRSEREVSLLTEEVQEAQREKKGVQKELMRRREEVTDLREELQRERDGAQEELRRRREEVTGAQREKEELEEKLKRMEGEMMALREEVQREQRKNEETEEKLRQTEEVQEELRRRERQMFVLREEVQAEEREKKGVQKELMRRMEEMTALKEEVKREQRKKEETEKNLRRTDEEVITLGEEVHRERRRREEVQEELRGAQQSVEVMTENLRSLQSQVCDLSRSKERSKQEVKEKEQERQQMKEGLREALEEMTKLKVLLQESHTEGERLRSALKDKKEEVENLRTVREEVERQREEVEKERGQLEELRARTKALERRRREVIEGLEEALHAKEKAEEYRREAEECWRSRLEEMEEEKRVKLREIQTVKERHEEVVKEWTARREVEESRAELSRVRATAAMLEEERDGQEEEEQITSLLQEKKEVKRLLRLRETEVDTLTRRTEELEKDRDRVRLALERTEAAVIDYKERSHQQEQSSGERPNSGEGVGDRLVVLQRLVAELELEQKRLSKKNSHLENTKEKLKRERHTLRDTLRQVEDERTRLRQQLIVSSRSQESTDTTEEERLQSRVMELEEQVSQLHLSLAVDQQQRAEFIQQSSRNSEWLLSLRHDLSDSLAIVTHCPIPSVLESETQRLDRSLKEEELRMSLSQS; encoded by the exons atggagcagcaggagagggCGGAGCTCCAATGGGAGGTGTGTCGTCTGCAGGAGAAGCTGGCGGAGAGTCAGGCAGAAAGAGAGGAGCTGGAGTCGAGGAGCAGAGCTCTGAACGacagg ctgtgtCAGTCAGTGTCTCCCTCGCTTGCCCTCTCTATGCATATGGAGGGGGAGCAGAGGGAGTGGAGGAGGCGGGTgagggaagggagagagagggaggccaGACAGGCCCTGCTCATCCACCGCCTGCAGAACAAG GTGGTGGAGTACAGAGATCGATGTCAGCGTCTGGATCTTCAGCTGCagaatcaacacacacaactcatCAACACTGAG CAGAGGATCAGAGATGAACACAGTGACTCTCTTGAGAGCACCCTCATCAGGCTGGAAGAGGAacagcagag gtcaGTCGGTCTGGCTGAGACCAACGCTCTCTTGCGGGAGCAActcggccaatcagagcacGCCAACCAGGCCCTGAGGCAGGACCTCCAGAAGCTGACAGCTGATTGGTCAAGAGCTGTGGAAGAGGCGGAGCAGAGAGagtctgattggctgagagagaagaag tgtgtgtcaGGTGGTGTGGGTCATCATCAGGCTCAGTTGTTGTCTGTGTGGAGATCTGTGGTTTCTCTGAGACGAGTCTGTCACTCTGTCAAAACTGCAGCCGACAG GGACCTATGGCAGCTGAGGGCGGAGTTTTCTCGTCTCTCGTCGTCTCTTCTGTCCAGCTGTGACTCTGTCTCCTCCGCCCTGAGACTCAATGCTCCTCACATCCaactctccccctcctcctcctctctgcctccccctgaCCTcgctcccccctctcctctctcctccactctctcctccactctgctcctCCCTCATCCAGACTCCTCGGACTCTGagcctcctctcgtctcctcttcttctctgggaACCTTCGTGTTGGCGGAgttggagcagaggagggaggagctggagcgccccctgcaggagaCTGAAGTGTCACAGCTGAAGGAGCG GATTGTGGAGCTCTCTCGCTCGCTGCAGGAGGAGCATGttctgagggaggagagagagagagaggtagagaggcacagagagacagagagaagtctTCAGTCCGTCAGTCGAGCTGTGATCAGTCTG TCCAGAGTCCTGAGCAGCTGCAGtcgttctgtgtgtgtgtcctcggacAGCGTCCTCAGTCTAGACCTGTCCTCCCTGCTGTCTGTCCTGTCTCAGACAGAGAGCACCCTCCAGAGGAGACACCAGGAACTGCAG ggggcGGAGCTCTCTCTGCGGCGGCTCAGTGAGGAAAACACAACCCTGCAGCTCCGAATGAAACAACTGAAAGACGACAACCAGCagcttcagacacacacaaaacactctCAGCtggagctcacacacactctggacaCACTGAGCAG GGAGCGCGAGATGTTGTCTTCGCTGCgtctgcaggtggaggaggtgcagaTGAGcgaagaggaggtgaggagggagaACAACAGActgaggagtgagagagagagacaggaggagaggaacagacgcctggagacagaaacacacagacg AGTTGAGACGGAGTTGTTGGAGAATGTTCAGCTGACGGAGAGAGACTCTCTTCAGCGGATGGAAATTCACACTCtgaag GGGGCGctggagagagagcagctggacaagcagagagcagaagaagagacTGCGGACGCCAGAGACGCTCTGCAGAAG TCCAGGGAGTGTGTTCTACGTCTGTCGTCCGTCGAGTGTGCGTTGAAGCAGGAGGTGGACGAGGGACGTGACGCCGTTGACAAGATGGCCACCCTGAACTCGGCCTTGGAATCAGACAAGCGAGAGctgaacaaacagctgctgcag CTGGGGTGTGATCTGAcagacagccaatcacagctgcacgctctgaggtcagaggtcagctctCTGCACAAAGAGGTCAAGACCCTCACCAGCGACTGCAGCCAACTCAG AGCTCACAAGGAGCTGGAGGCCGACATTGTTCATcaactgagagaaagagggtcagagatggagagaataatggaggagaagaagagagagttgGCCTctctgatggaggagagagagaatgatggacggcagcaggaggag ATGTCCTCTAGGTTTGCATTGGTGTGTGCGGAGCTGAAGGAGGCGCAAGAGCAGCTGCAGCGGacgagagagaaggagaggaagagagagcaggaggagcaggagagagagagcaggaggcagcaggagagagagagcaggaggcagcaggaggacaaggagctgctggagctcag gtctcTGTCGGTGtctctccaccagcagctcgctcagcagcagaaacatcTGTCGCAGTCAGAGGTCGACAGATGTCAGCTGATCACACACGTTCAAACCGTACAGGACGTCAAACAAACCCTGCagg gagAGATGGCGTGTCTGAGAGAAGAGCTAGAGGAAATGACAGCCAGGAGAGaaaggagtgaggaggagagggaggtgctgaaagagaagatggagagactgacagaggaggtggaggagctgaggagaacaaggatggaggaggaagaggagagaaaaaaggagagagcgGCCTGGCAAAGAGAAAGGGAGGCTCTGAATGAGGACTTGGGGATGAGGGATGGAGAGGTGGAAGCACTGAGGAGGCGCAAAGAGGGATTGactgaggaaaaggaggagaggcagagggaggtggagagactGACTGGGGAGTTGATGGAGAGGACTATGCAAATCAGCCAGATGATGGAGAGAATACagcgagcagagagagagagggagaacctggaggaggaggtgaagaagacaGAGCTGAGtttaagagaggaggaggtgaggagggaggacaggaggagagaggacgagaggcagaaggaaaaagagattgAGGCACTCTGTGACCGGATGGAGAGAttagagagggagaaggaggagagagagggggagggggagagatggaggatgagagtggaggaagtggaggaggagatcagCACACTGAGAAaacgagaggaggaagagagggggactGTTGAGCGACTGCTTggcagagtggaggaggtgaagagggagagagaggaggagaggaaaaaaaacgagagactgaaagaggagaaggaggaagctGTAGGAGGACTGTCGAAGAGGCTGAAGGAGAATGTGGGGGAGATGGAGCTTCTGAGGGTGAGGCTGAACGTGGCGAAGGAGGAGtatgaggaggtgaaggaggaggtgcagcGGAGGGAGCGCAGCCTGGAGCGACAGATGAACGccgtgagagagagggaggaggaagtggaggagctgaaggagcGACTGAGGCtgttggaggagcaggaggaggagggagtgagagagcaggaggaggtgaaggagaaaCTGAAGCtgatgcaggagagagaggagcagctggagatACTGCTGAGAGAAACCCAGGATCTcctggaagaggagagaagagagggaggagaaaaagatgaCAGGATCTCCCTCTTGGTtagagagctgcaggaggctcaGGCCGAGTCCGATGGAGTGAAGAGAAGAGTAAGAGAGGACGAGGAGGTAAACGACAGGctagaggaggaggtgaaggagtgGAGAGAGAAGGTCAAGCTGAGTACGACAGAGTCAACAAAGATCAGCAGTCTTCTAAAAGaacgagaggaggaggtgcagcagctgagagaggagagagaggaggagaggaaagaaaaggaggaggagaggagagagagagaggaaaggagaaggaggatgGACATCAAGCTGATGgagttggaggaggagaagagggggctggaggaggagcgagAGCAagaaagggaggagaagaggaggctggaggagaaagtgaaggaggtaaaggaggagcaggaggaagagagggaagaaaagaggaggatggagaacAGACTGAGGGtgatgcaggaggagagagaggtcgAGGAGAAGGAGTTGTGGagggtgaaggaggagaagaggagactTGAGGATAAACTGAAAGAGAGGTTGAAAGAAATGGAGTTACAGAGGGAGGTGCTGAGAAgtaaagaagaggagaagaggaagctaGAAGATGAAGTGAAGAAGACCAAAGAGGAGcaaggagaaaagagagatcaGCACCTGCTGGtggaggagcgagggagggcCAGAGTCAGAGAgctagaggaggagaagacaggaCTGATGGTGGagctgaggaagagagagagggaggtgacagcactgatggaggaggtgaaaagagaacaaagagagaaaaaggatgCACAAGAGGAGGTCCAGAGGGAGCAAAGAAGGAGTGAGGAGACCCTTGATAAGTGGAGGCAGACGGAGGAAATAGAGGAGGAACTGAGGAGGAGTGAAAGGGAGGTGTCTTTACTTACAGAGGAGGTCCAAGAAGCACAGAGGGAAAAGAAGGGGGTGCAGAAGGAActaatgaggaggagagaagaggtgaCAGATCTCAGAGAGGAgttgcagagggagagagatggagcacaggaggagctgaggagaaggagagaggaggtaaCTGGAGcacaaagagagaaggaggagttaGAGGAAAAGCTGAAGAGGATGGAGGGGGAGATGATGGCTCTGAGGGAGGAGGTGCAGAGGGAACAAAGAAAGAATGAGGAAACCGAAGAGAAGTTGAGGCAGACGGAGGAAgtacaggaggagctgaggaggagagagaggcagatgtTTGTACTAAGAGAGGAGGTACAAgcggaagagagggagaagaaggggGTGCAGAAGGAGCTtatgaggaggatggaggagatgacagctctgaaggaggaggtgaaaagagaacaaagaaagaaggaggagacagagaagaatcTGCGGAGGACAGATGAAGAGGTGATAACTCTCGGAGAGGAGGTGCAcagggagcggaggaggagggaggaggtgcaggaggagctgagaggagcTCAGCAGAGTGTAGAGGTGATGACGGAGAACCTGCGCTCCCTGCAGAGTCAG gTGTGTGACCTGAGTCGGAGCAAGGAGCGATCTAAGCAGgaagtgaaggagaaggagcaggagaggcaGCAGATGAAGGAGGGACTGAGGGAGGCGCTGGAGGAGATGACCAAACTCAAAGTGCTCCTGCAG GAGAGccacacagagggagagcgaCTGAGGAGCGCTCTGAAGGACaagaaagaggaggtggagaaccTGAGGACTGTCAGAGAGGAGGTTGAGcgacagagggaggaggttgAGAAGGAAAGAGGACAGTTGGAGGAGCTGAGAGCAAGAACCAAGGccctggagaggaggaggagggaggtgataGAGGGGCTGGAGGAAGCTCTTCATGCTAAGGAGAAGGCAGAGGAGTACAGGAGGGAGGCTGAGGAGTGTTGGAGGAGTAgattggaggagatggaggaggaaaagcGGGTGAAGCTGAGAGAAATCCAGACGGTGAaggagagacatgaggaggTGGTGAAGGAGTGGACGGccaggagggaggtggaggagagcagGGCTGAGCTGAGCCGGGTCAGAGCCACAGCGGCCatgttggaggaggagagagatggacag gaggaggaggagcagatcacgtctctgctgcaggagaagaaggaggtgaagaggcTGCTGAGGCTCCGAGAAACTgag GTGGACACTCTCACTCGGAggacagaggagctggagaaggacaGAGATCGAGTCCGATTGGCTCTGGAGAGAACTGAGGCAGCTGTGATTGACTACAAGGAGAGAAGCCACCAACAGGAGCAGAGCTCAGGGGAGAGACCAAACTCAGGAGAG ggtgTGGGGGACAGACTCGTTGTCCTCCAGCGTCTCGTTGCTGAACTCGAACTCGAACAAAAACGACTGAGCAAGAAAAACTCACATCtggaaaatacaaaagaaaaattgaagagagagagacacacactgagagacacactgagacag gtggaaGACGAGCGAACGAGGCTGAGACAACAGCTGATTGTCAGCAGCAgatctcag gagTCTACagacaccacagaagaagagcgTCTGCAGAGTCGGGtgatggagctggaggagcag GTGAGTCAGCTCCATCTCTCATTGGCTGTGGATCAACAGCAGAGGGCGGAGTTTATCCAGCAGTCGTCCAGAAACAGCGAGTGGCTGCTGTCCCTAAGACATGACCTCAGTGATTCGCTCGCCATCGTCACGCACTGTCCAATCCCATCAGTCCTGGAGTCTGAGACGCAGCGATTGGACCGCagtctgaaggaggaggagctgaggatgtCGCTCAGCCAATCGTAA